In a single window of the Pseudomonas sp. B21-015 genome:
- a CDS encoding glutathione S-transferase family protein, translating into MLKIWGRKNSSNVRKPLWAAEELGLAYEAIDAGGAFGVVDTPEYRAMNPNGRVPVIEDDGFVLWESNTIVRYLMARHASGTAWYPTDLQARACAEKWMDWTTSSFAAPFRTVFWGVLRTPQDQQDWPAIKAAIKECDNLLSMADQALAAKPYLSGDEIGMGDIPLGSFIYAWFEMPIERASQPHLEAWYARLKQRSAYRKAVMTALT; encoded by the coding sequence ATGCTGAAGATCTGGGGTCGGAAAAACTCGTCGAATGTCAGAAAGCCGTTGTGGGCCGCCGAAGAACTGGGCCTGGCCTATGAAGCCATCGATGCCGGCGGTGCCTTTGGCGTGGTCGATACGCCTGAGTACCGTGCGATGAATCCCAACGGCCGCGTGCCGGTGATCGAAGACGACGGCTTCGTGCTGTGGGAATCCAACACGATCGTGCGTTACCTGATGGCCCGTCATGCCAGCGGCACTGCCTGGTATCCGACGGACCTGCAGGCCCGTGCTTGTGCCGAAAAGTGGATGGACTGGACCACTTCAAGTTTTGCCGCGCCGTTCCGCACCGTGTTCTGGGGCGTGTTGCGCACCCCGCAAGACCAGCAGGACTGGCCAGCCATCAAGGCCGCGATCAAGGAGTGTGACAACTTGCTGTCGATGGCCGATCAAGCGCTGGCGGCTAAACCGTACCTGTCCGGCGATGAGATCGGCATGGGCGACATTCCCTTGGGCAGTTTCATTTATGCCTGGTTCGAGATGCCGATCGAGCGCGCGTCACAGCCTCATCTCGAAGCCTGGTACGCGCGGTTGAAACAGCGTTCGGCCTATCGCAAAGCCGTCATGACCGCGTTGACTTAA
- a CDS encoding transglutaminase family protein, whose amino-acid sequence MHACLSPGRFIDSDHPSVVAFAEKHRGARRDPLEQAINLYYAVREAVRYNPYTFSRDPETLRGSYALAAGESYCVPKATLLAGCARHCAIPARIGLADVRNHLSTPRLLELLKSDVFAMHGYTELYLNDRWIKATPAFNQQLCELFNVAPLEFDGINDSVFHPYNRDGEQLMEYLVDHGQFTDVPEAFFFEHLEKCYPHLFGEQLPLQLGDMQSDLSRA is encoded by the coding sequence ATGCACGCATGTCTGAGCCCCGGCCGCTTCATCGACAGTGACCATCCCTCGGTGGTGGCGTTCGCCGAAAAACACCGGGGCGCCCGGCGCGATCCGCTTGAACAGGCGATCAATCTCTATTACGCGGTGCGCGAGGCCGTGCGCTACAACCCCTACACCTTCAGCCGTGATCCAGAGACCTTGCGCGGCAGCTATGCGCTGGCGGCAGGGGAGAGTTATTGCGTGCCCAAAGCCACGCTGCTGGCAGGTTGCGCCCGGCATTGCGCGATCCCGGCGCGTATCGGTCTGGCGGACGTGCGTAATCACCTGTCGACGCCGCGCCTGCTCGAACTGCTCAAGAGCGATGTGTTCGCCATGCACGGTTACACCGAGTTGTATCTGAACGATCGCTGGATCAAAGCCACGCCGGCCTTCAATCAACAACTCTGCGAACTGTTCAATGTCGCGCCGCTGGAGTTCGACGGGATCAACGACAGCGTGTTCCATCCCTACAACCGTGATGGCGAGCAATTGATGGAATACCTGGTCGATCATGGTCAGTTCACTGATGTGCCTGAAGCGTTCTTTTTCGAACACCTGGAAAAGTGCTATCCGCATCTGTTCGGCGAGCAATTGCCGCTGCAACTGGGTGACATGCAGAGCGATTTGAGTCGCGCCTGA
- a CDS encoding LysR family transcriptional regulator: MSINLPLPLLGEMAIFVKVVETGSFSEAARQSGSSPSAVSRSISRLEKALAMRLLQRTTRKLRLSDGGEEVFKRCQEMVSAAKSVMEISGQFTQEAEGLVRVSVPKAVGRFVIHPHMPEFLRRYPNVDVELLLEDRQVDLIDDNVDLAIRITDRPPAGLVGRQLLTIDHLLCATPQYLAEHGTPTHPHDLLNHSCIYLGETPSDARWKFKKGTKAVTVGVRGRYAANHTGVRLGAVLQHIGIGSLPYFTARYALEQGLIVQVLPDWTFLASYHGGAWLLHSPTRYLPPKLRVFIDYLVECLEKEPTLSKPGKPSDSGKVAAEYELPESDGLL; the protein is encoded by the coding sequence GTGAGCATAAATCTTCCCCTGCCGCTGCTCGGTGAAATGGCGATTTTCGTCAAGGTTGTCGAGACCGGCAGTTTCTCCGAAGCCGCTCGCCAGTCAGGCTCTTCGCCCTCGGCGGTCAGTCGCAGCATTTCACGCCTGGAGAAGGCGCTCGCCATGCGTCTGTTGCAACGAACCACGCGCAAGCTGCGTCTGAGCGACGGTGGCGAAGAGGTGTTCAAGCGTTGCCAGGAAATGGTCAGCGCGGCGAAGTCGGTGATGGAAATCAGCGGTCAGTTCACCCAGGAAGCGGAAGGGCTGGTGCGCGTCAGCGTGCCTAAGGCTGTCGGACGGTTCGTGATTCATCCGCATATGCCGGAATTTCTGCGGCGTTATCCCAACGTGGATGTGGAGTTGTTACTCGAGGACCGCCAGGTGGATTTGATCGACGACAACGTCGACCTGGCGATCCGCATTACCGATCGCCCGCCCGCGGGACTGGTGGGGCGGCAGTTGCTGACCATCGATCATCTGCTCTGCGCAACGCCGCAGTATCTGGCCGAGCACGGCACACCGACTCATCCCCACGACTTGCTCAACCATAGCTGCATCTATCTGGGGGAAACCCCAAGCGATGCGCGCTGGAAATTCAAGAAAGGCACCAAAGCCGTGACCGTCGGTGTGCGCGGACGTTATGCCGCCAATCACACGGGTGTACGACTGGGCGCGGTATTGCAACACATCGGGATCGGCAGCCTGCCGTACTTCACCGCCCGTTATGCTCTGGAACAAGGGCTGATCGTGCAGGTACTGCCGGACTGGACCTTTCTGGCCTCCTATCACGGAGGCGCCTGGCTGCTGCATTCGCCAACCCGCTATCTACCACCCAAGTTGCGGGTATTCATCGACTATCTGGTGGAATGCCTGGAGAAGGAGCCGACCTTGAGCAAGCCGGGCAAGCCAAGTGATTCGGGCAAGGTCGCGGCGGAGTATGAGTTGCCCGAGAGTGATGGGTTGCTCTGA
- a CDS encoding PA2817 family protein: MSNVVADHLVLLDHLRSILVAVGEAEQVPEESHALFLERFDELRALLPVDPIESQYLGQDILCQVITRYPQIAHLVPRDLLWYFAGDCLHYMPDNEIDLYQALEERRFEAEQNDEPFDWNQEKQLLAMSNQDSKH, encoded by the coding sequence GTGTCCAATGTCGTTGCCGATCACCTCGTCTTGCTCGACCACCTGCGCAGCATCCTGGTCGCCGTGGGTGAGGCCGAACAGGTTCCCGAAGAAAGCCATGCCTTGTTCCTGGAGCGCTTCGACGAACTGCGTGCATTGCTGCCGGTCGACCCGATCGAAAGCCAATACCTGGGCCAGGACATTCTGTGCCAGGTCATCACCCGCTATCCGCAAATCGCTCATCTGGTTCCGCGCGACCTGCTGTGGTACTTCGCCGGTGACTGCCTGCATTACATGCCCGATAATGAAATCGACCTGTACCAGGCCCTGGAAGAACGTCGCTTCGAAGCCGAACAGAACGATGAACCGTTCGACTGGAATCAGGAAAAACAGCTGCTGGCGATGTCGAACCAGGACAGCAAGCACTGA
- a CDS encoding acyl-CoA dehydrogenase — MLLLWILVLLVGIAYLAHRRTAPLPALGIIAVYLLAMGIFRHASHAPVWLLLIFWVMLAAVAAFLLLPDLRRKLFTAPIFNWFQKNLPPMSQTEREAIEAGTVWWDGELFTGRPDWNKLLAYPKAQLSEEEQAFIDGPTEELCAMVTDWQISQLMDLPPQAWDHIKRHGFFALIIPKEYGGKGFSAYAHSQIAMKLATRSGDLASTVMVPNSLGPAELLLHYGTDEQRNHYLPRLARGDDIPCFALTGPMAGSNVGGMTDTGVICKGEWEGKETLGLRLNWEKRYITLGPVATLIGLAFKAYDPDHLLGDKVDLGISLALIPTQTPGVEIGRRHLPLGAAFMNGPNAGKDVFIPLEFIIGGQEMLGEGWMMLMNCLSVGRSISLPAIGTAAGKFSSLVTGQYAQVREQFNAPLSAFEGIQEALARIGGSTWLMDSARMLTANAVDLGEKPSVPSAIIKYHLSERGRECISHAMDVHGGKAIIMGPNNYLARSWQGAPISVTVEGANILTRNLMIFGQGAIRCHPFVLKEMALVHREDKQQALIEFDALLLKHIGFAVSNAASTLVLNLGLGHFEHVPGDKLSQRYVRALNRQAAAFAMLADQCMMLLGGELKRRERLSARLGDVLSYLYLASAALKRYHDLDSPEHMRPLFAWAMEESLGQSERALDELLTNFPNKVLGCLLRVMVFPFGRWHRGPSDRLAAKVAAVLGRAKGDPTLEELLAGCYRPQSTEDPVGALQHACDLLNAAKPLQKKLNTALRSRQVKPTVGESVIDAALEAGVLQPVEAQTLREAEVARRKVIDVDDFDKQVLVLGKGKVR, encoded by the coding sequence ATGCTGCTGTTGTGGATACTGGTTCTGCTGGTCGGGATTGCCTATCTGGCACATCGCCGCACCGCGCCTCTGCCCGCTTTGGGCATCATCGCTGTCTATCTGCTGGCGATGGGCATCTTCAGACATGCGAGCCATGCACCCGTCTGGCTGCTGCTGATTTTCTGGGTGATGCTTGCGGCTGTGGCCGCCTTCCTGTTACTGCCGGACCTGCGCCGAAAACTCTTCACGGCGCCCATATTCAACTGGTTTCAAAAAAACCTGCCGCCCATGTCGCAAACCGAGCGTGAAGCCATTGAAGCCGGCACAGTCTGGTGGGATGGAGAGCTGTTCACCGGCCGTCCGGACTGGAACAAGCTGCTGGCCTATCCAAAAGCGCAACTGAGCGAAGAGGAACAGGCGTTCATCGATGGTCCGACCGAAGAGCTCTGCGCGATGGTCACCGATTGGCAGATCAGCCAGTTGATGGACCTGCCGCCCCAGGCCTGGGATCACATTAAACGGCATGGCTTTTTTGCCCTGATCATTCCCAAGGAATACGGCGGCAAGGGCTTCTCGGCTTATGCGCACTCCCAGATAGCGATGAAACTGGCGACCCGCAGCGGCGACCTGGCTTCCACCGTCATGGTGCCCAACTCCCTCGGCCCCGCGGAACTGCTGCTGCATTACGGCACCGACGAACAACGCAATCATTACCTGCCACGGCTGGCCCGTGGCGACGATATCCCCTGCTTTGCCCTGACCGGCCCGATGGCGGGTTCCAACGTCGGGGGGATGACCGACACCGGAGTGATCTGCAAAGGTGAATGGGAAGGCAAGGAAACCCTAGGCCTGCGCCTGAACTGGGAAAAACGCTACATCACCCTCGGTCCGGTGGCGACCTTGATCGGCCTGGCCTTCAAGGCCTATGACCCGGATCATCTATTGGGTGACAAAGTCGACCTGGGGATCAGTCTCGCACTGATTCCAACCCAGACCCCCGGTGTGGAAATCGGCCGCCGTCACCTGCCGCTGGGCGCCGCCTTCATGAACGGCCCGAACGCTGGCAAGGATGTGTTCATACCGCTGGAGTTCATCATCGGCGGTCAGGAGATGCTCGGCGAAGGCTGGATGATGCTGATGAACTGCCTGTCGGTCGGGCGTTCCATTTCGCTGCCTGCCATCGGTACCGCCGCGGGCAAGTTCAGCAGCCTGGTGACGGGCCAATATGCGCAGGTTCGCGAGCAATTCAACGCACCGCTGTCAGCCTTCGAAGGGATTCAGGAAGCACTGGCGCGGATCGGCGGCAGTACCTGGCTGATGGACAGCGCACGAATGCTCACCGCCAACGCGGTCGACCTCGGCGAAAAGCCGTCGGTGCCCTCGGCCATCATCAAATACCACCTCTCCGAACGCGGTCGCGAGTGCATCAGCCACGCCATGGATGTTCACGGTGGCAAGGCCATCATCATGGGCCCGAACAACTACCTGGCGCGTAGCTGGCAAGGTGCGCCCATTTCCGTCACGGTCGAAGGTGCGAACATCCTGACACGCAACCTGATGATCTTCGGCCAGGGCGCTATTCGCTGCCATCCGTTCGTGCTCAAGGAAATGGCCCTTGTGCACCGCGAAGACAAACAACAGGCGCTGATCGAATTCGACGCCCTGCTGCTCAAACACATTGGTTTTGCCGTGAGCAACGCCGCCAGCACCCTGGTGCTGAACCTTGGCCTTGGGCATTTCGAACACGTGCCCGGGGACAAGCTCAGCCAACGCTACGTGCGTGCCCTCAACCGGCAGGCCGCGGCTTTTGCCATGCTTGCAGACCAGTGCATGATGCTGCTGGGCGGCGAACTGAAACGCCGCGAACGCTTGTCCGCACGTCTGGGCGATGTGCTCAGCTACCTGTATCTGGCCTCCGCGGCGCTCAAGCGTTATCACGATCTCGATTCGCCGGAGCATATGCGTCCGCTGTTCGCCTGGGCCATGGAAGAGAGCCTCGGCCAGTCCGAACGTGCGCTGGACGAACTGCTGACCAACTTCCCGAACAAGGTACTCGGCTGCCTGCTGCGGGTGATGGTGTTCCCGTTCGGTCGCTGGCACAGAGGCCCATCGGACAGACTGGCGGCCAAAGTCGCCGCAGTCCTCGGCCGCGCCAAGGGCGATCCAACCCTTGAGGAGTTATTGGCGGGCTGCTATCGCCCGCAATCGACAGAGGATCCGGTCGGCGCGCTGCAGCACGCCTGCGACTTGCTGAACGCCGCCAAGCCGCTACAGAAAAAACTCAATACGGCACTGAGAAGTCGTCAGGTCAAACCCACTGTCGGGGAGTCTGTCATCGATGCCGCGCTGGAGGCTGGCGTCTTGCAACCGGTTGAGGCCCAGACCTTGCGCGAGGCAGAAGTGGCGCGGCGCAAAGTGATCGATGTCGATGATTTCGACAAACAGGTGTTGGTGCTGGGCAAAGGCAAGGTCCGCTGA
- a CDS encoding ABC transporter ATP-binding protein — MSSALSIRQLTKTYGNGFQALSGIDLDVAEGDFFALLGPNGAGKSTTIGILSTLVNKTSGTVNIFGHDLDKEPAALKRCIGVVPQEFNFNQFEKTFDIVVTQAGYYGIPAKIAKERAEQYLTQLGLWDKRDVPSRSLSGGMKRRLMIARALVHEPRLLILDEPTAGVDIELRRSMWTFLTELNKKGITIILTTHYLEEAEQLCRNIGIIDHGTIVENTSMKQLLSQLHVETFLLDLKNTLQVAPQLLGYPAKLIDSHTLEVQVDKAMGITALFTQLAQQNIEVLSLRNKTNRLEELFVSLVEKNLSKVAV, encoded by the coding sequence ATGAGTTCCGCTCTGTCCATCCGGCAGCTAACCAAAACCTACGGCAACGGTTTCCAGGCCTTGAGTGGTATCGATCTGGACGTTGCCGAAGGTGACTTTTTCGCCTTGCTCGGCCCCAACGGCGCCGGCAAATCCACAACCATCGGCATTCTCTCGACCCTGGTGAACAAGACCAGCGGAACAGTGAATATCTTTGGTCACGACCTGGACAAGGAACCGGCGGCGCTCAAGCGCTGCATTGGTGTGGTGCCCCAGGAATTCAACTTCAACCAGTTCGAAAAGACGTTCGACATTGTCGTGACCCAGGCCGGTTACTACGGCATCCCGGCGAAAATCGCCAAGGAACGCGCCGAGCAGTACCTGACCCAACTGGGCCTGTGGGACAAGCGCGATGTGCCGTCGCGCTCCCTGTCCGGTGGCATGAAGCGCCGACTGATGATCGCCCGTGCGCTGGTTCACGAACCGCGCCTGCTGATCCTCGATGAACCGACGGCGGGGGTGGACATCGAATTGCGTCGCTCGATGTGGACCTTCCTCACTGAACTGAACAAGAAGGGCATCACCATCATCCTCACCACCCACTACCTGGAAGAGGCTGAGCAGTTGTGCCGCAATATCGGCATCATCGACCACGGCACCATTGTCGAGAACACCAGCATGAAGCAGTTGCTCAGCCAACTGCATGTCGAAACCTTCCTGCTGGATCTGAAGAACACGTTGCAAGTGGCGCCGCAGTTGCTCGGTTACCCGGCCAAACTGATCGACAGCCATACCCTGGAAGTCCAGGTCGACAAGGCCATGGGCATTACCGCGCTGTTTACCCAATTGGCGCAGCAGAACATCGAAGTGTTGAGCCTGCGTAACAAAACCAATCGCCTCGAGGAGTTGTTCGTGTCTCTGGTGGAGAAAAATCTGTCGAAGGTGGCGGTATGA